In Hirundo rustica isolate bHirRus1 chromosome 2, bHirRus1.pri.v3, whole genome shotgun sequence, one genomic interval encodes:
- the FAM3B gene encoding protein FAM3B isoform X1 has product MPEKNNIFCVAMKTFLCLCAVLRLFGFLLASMAAWYLGYFAAVYVHQNRISIVALQEIGKKPVLRAPAPKRQKCDHWSPCPPGNFAYRILSGGGKQRKAKICFEDEQLISEWNNGAGSGINIAIVNYKTGKLRSTNFFEMWAGDHSREMMDFIRNAPDGSLLLMATHDDGSTRLRNDAKKLVEELGSKEIKNIRFRSSWVFIGAKGFKLPDNIQKEKINHSDQTKNRYKGWPAEIQIEGCIPRNLI; this is encoded by the exons atgccagaaaaaaacaacattttttgtgttgctatgaaaacatttttatgtcTTTGTG CTGTTCTGAGACTGTTCGGATTCTTGTTGGCATCCATGGCTGCTTGGTATTTGGGATACTTTGCTGCTGTTTACGTACACCAAAACAGAATATCTATTGTTGCACTTCAAGAGATCGGAAAGAAACCAGTGTTGAGGG ccccagcccccaaAAGGCAGAAGTGTGACCACTGGTCTCCCTGCCCGCCTGGGAACTTCGCCTATCGCATCCTCAGCGGCGGTGGCAAACAGAGGAAGGCTAAAATTTGTTTTGAGGATGAGCA GCTTATAAGTGAATGGAATAATGGAGCTGGAAGTGGTATAAACATTGCCATTGTGAATT ataaaacaggaaaactgaGGTCGAcaaatttttttgaaatgtgGGCAGGAG ACCACTCACGGGAGATGATGGATTTCATCAGGAATGCACCAGATGGGAGCCTCCTGCTGATGGCCACTCACGATGATGGGAGCACCAG GTTGAGAAACGATGCCAAAAAATTAGTAGAAGAACTGGGAAGTAAAGAAATCAAGAATATAAGGTTCAGATCAAGCTGGGTTTTTATAGGTGCCAAAGGCTTCAAGCTGCCAGATAATATCCAAAAAGAAAAG ATAAACCACTCTGACCAGACGAAGAACAGATACAAAGGCTGGccagctgaaatccaaatagaaGGCTGTATCCCAAGAAACCTGATCTGA
- the FAM3B gene encoding protein FAM3B isoform X3, producing MAAWYLGYFAAVYVHQNRISIVALQEIGKKPVLRAPAPKRQKCDHWSPCPPGNFAYRILSGGGKQRKAKICFEDEQLISEWNNGAGSGINIAIVNYKTGKLRSTNFFEMWAGDHSREMMDFIRNAPDGSLLLMATHDDGSTRLRNDAKKLVEELGSKEIKNIRFRSSWVFIGAKGFKLPDNIQKEKINHSDQTKNRYKGWPAEIQIEGCIPRNLI from the exons ATGGCTGCTTGGTATTTGGGATACTTTGCTGCTGTTTACGTACACCAAAACAGAATATCTATTGTTGCACTTCAAGAGATCGGAAAGAAACCAGTGTTGAGGG ccccagcccccaaAAGGCAGAAGTGTGACCACTGGTCTCCCTGCCCGCCTGGGAACTTCGCCTATCGCATCCTCAGCGGCGGTGGCAAACAGAGGAAGGCTAAAATTTGTTTTGAGGATGAGCA GCTTATAAGTGAATGGAATAATGGAGCTGGAAGTGGTATAAACATTGCCATTGTGAATT ataaaacaggaaaactgaGGTCGAcaaatttttttgaaatgtgGGCAGGAG ACCACTCACGGGAGATGATGGATTTCATCAGGAATGCACCAGATGGGAGCCTCCTGCTGATGGCCACTCACGATGATGGGAGCACCAG GTTGAGAAACGATGCCAAAAAATTAGTAGAAGAACTGGGAAGTAAAGAAATCAAGAATATAAGGTTCAGATCAAGCTGGGTTTTTATAGGTGCCAAAGGCTTCAAGCTGCCAGATAATATCCAAAAAGAAAAG ATAAACCACTCTGACCAGACGAAGAACAGATACAAAGGCTGGccagctgaaatccaaatagaaGGCTGTATCCCAAGAAACCTGATCTGA
- the FAM3B gene encoding protein FAM3B isoform X2, with the protein MKLTRHSVLRLFGFLLASMAAWYLGYFAAVYVHQNRISIVALQEIGKKPVLRAPAPKRQKCDHWSPCPPGNFAYRILSGGGKQRKAKICFEDEQLISEWNNGAGSGINIAIVNYKTGKLRSTNFFEMWAGDHSREMMDFIRNAPDGSLLLMATHDDGSTRLRNDAKKLVEELGSKEIKNIRFRSSWVFIGAKGFKLPDNIQKEKINHSDQTKNRYKGWPAEIQIEGCIPRNLI; encoded by the exons ATGAAGCTGACCCGGCACT CTGTTCTGAGACTGTTCGGATTCTTGTTGGCATCCATGGCTGCTTGGTATTTGGGATACTTTGCTGCTGTTTACGTACACCAAAACAGAATATCTATTGTTGCACTTCAAGAGATCGGAAAGAAACCAGTGTTGAGGG ccccagcccccaaAAGGCAGAAGTGTGACCACTGGTCTCCCTGCCCGCCTGGGAACTTCGCCTATCGCATCCTCAGCGGCGGTGGCAAACAGAGGAAGGCTAAAATTTGTTTTGAGGATGAGCA GCTTATAAGTGAATGGAATAATGGAGCTGGAAGTGGTATAAACATTGCCATTGTGAATT ataaaacaggaaaactgaGGTCGAcaaatttttttgaaatgtgGGCAGGAG ACCACTCACGGGAGATGATGGATTTCATCAGGAATGCACCAGATGGGAGCCTCCTGCTGATGGCCACTCACGATGATGGGAGCACCAG GTTGAGAAACGATGCCAAAAAATTAGTAGAAGAACTGGGAAGTAAAGAAATCAAGAATATAAGGTTCAGATCAAGCTGGGTTTTTATAGGTGCCAAAGGCTTCAAGCTGCCAGATAATATCCAAAAAGAAAAG ATAAACCACTCTGACCAGACGAAGAACAGATACAAAGGCTGGccagctgaaatccaaatagaaGGCTGTATCCCAAGAAACCTGATCTGA